The DNA window GCCAGATAATTTTTATAGATACACCTGGGTTTGAAGAAGGAAGAAATGAACTCGGGAAATTTATGTTAAAGTCAATATATTCATCTCTTGAAGAGACAAACCTCATTTTATTTTTAATTGAAAGCACCGGCTGGACAAATGAAGATGAAAAAATTCTTGAAATTTTAAAAAAACTGGAAAATAAAAAAGTCATACTTGGAATTAATAAGATAGATATACTTAAGTTTAAAGAAGAACTTCTTCCTTTGATTGATGAAAGTAGTAAAAAGTTTAATTTTGTTGAAATAGTCCCTTTTTCTGCATTAAAAAATAAAAATCTTGATTCATTAATTAAAGCAATTTTTTCACATCTTCCTGAATCAGAAAAATTTTATCCGGTTGATATGATAACAAACTTACCACTTGAATATAAACTTGCAGAAATAATAAGGGAAAAAGTATTACAGAAAACATTTCAGGAAGTTCCTCATTCTGTTGCTGTTGAAATTGAAGAAATGAAAGAAGGAGAAAAAAATAAGGATATGGTTGTAATCAAAGCGAATATAATTGTGGATAGGGAAAATTTAAAATCAATTATTATTGGGAAAGATGGAAAAATGATAAAAACAATCGGTAAACTTGCAAGAGAAGAGATGGAGTTAATTTTAGGGAAAAAGGTATATCTTGAATTGTGGGTTAAAGTAATTGAGGACTGGAGAAACAAAATTGATGTTTTCAGAAAATTTGGCTATGGAAACTTTTAACTTTTCTATCAATGGTATGTTTTGCTAAAATTTTTTAAGTATGTTGTTTTATAAGTTTTCATCTCATTGATTTGAAGTTAAAGATTGTAAGTTTGATAAAAGATATATGAAAAGATAGGATTAATACCTATAAAATTTACAGATATTTCTAAATAAATTTTTTTAAATAAAGGAGGGGGAGATGAGACTTATTGAGATAAGTGGATTGATTGAAAATGGGATGTGGAATTATGGAGACGAATTAAAAGAAGAAATTTTTTCAGGACCTAAAATTATTGAAGTTTCAAATATTAAGAAGGACGGTTTTTCTGCTCACAGATTTGAGATGAGTATCTTAACAGGAACATATCTTGAAACAGGAGCCCATATACTTGAAAATGTGAAAACTGTTGACCAGGTACCTGTTGAAGAACTTTTTCTTGAATGTTCAATAATAAAATTGAAAGAAAAAATATCAGGAGAACATATAAAAGTTGAAGAACTTGAAAAATCAGGAATTGAAGTTAAAGAAGGAGATTGTTTAATTATTTATACCGGATGGTATAAGATGTGGAATAAAAATGGTTTTGTCTTGAATTCTCCTCATTTTGAATATTCTGCAATGGACTGGATTATAAGTAAGAAAGTTAAAATTCTTGCAGGTGATATTCCTTGTTATGACGATATAAGGGATCCTTCCGATTCAAAAAATTTACCAAATTTAAGAAAACTTTATCTCTCAGGTGCTATGTGTCTTGCTCCTGTTATAAACGGCGATAAAGTTGAAAGTGGAAGAAGTAAAATTGTAATTATGCCTTTAAGAGTAAAAGGAGTTTCTGCTTCTCCTTCTCGAGCAGTTCTTATTCTATAATGAATTGACAATTTTTTTAAATTTTTTACAATATTGTAAAAAAGAATTTTATGAGTATTTTTAAAGTTGAGAGATTAGTAAAAAATTTTCAGAGAAATTTAAAAATTTTAGGGAAATATAGAAATAAAAGGTGAAAAAAATACCAAAAAAAACAGAAATTATAGTTATTGGAGCAGGGCTTATGGGGTGTTCAATTGCATATTATCTGACAAAAGAAAAAAAAGAAGTGGTTATTTTTGAAAAAAGGAATATAGCATCAGGAGCAAGTGGTAGAAACGGAGGACAGGTGATACAACTTGAAGGGAGGGATAAAAACCCTGAAACAATAAGGAAAAGATTATCAATAACAAAAGAAAACAACAAAATTTTAAAAAACCTTGAAAAGGAGTTAAATTTTAAACTTGAATATCAGAAAATAGGAAGTTTAGACCTTGCAATTACAAAGGAGGAGTGGGAAGATATAATTAAAACAGTTGAAATTCAGAAAAAATCAGGTGATAAAGAAATAGAAATTTTAAATAGAAAAGAAACGCTCAAAATCTGTCCTGTTTTGACAGATAAAGTTTATGGGGCAAGATACAGAGAATCTGATGGTACAATAAATCCATTCTTTCTAACATATGGTTTTGCCTTCAACAGTCAAAAAAATGGAGCAAAAATTTTTACATATACACCTGTTAAAAAAATTATAAAGGAAAATAAAAAAGTTAAAGGAGTTGAACTTGAAAATGGAGAAAAAGTTTATTCTGATATTGTTATAAATTCTACAAATGCATGGTCAAGTTTTTTATGTCCTGAAATTGATATACTTCCATTAAGGCAGGTTGCTGTTGTTACAGAACCGGTTGCAAAATTACCGGTTTTTCCAATGGAAGCGTTTATTGATGGTGATGCTATTTTTACAACTACTCAAACAAAAAGTGGAAATCTTGTTGCTGGTGGGTTTAAAACTCAAGCAAGAGAAAGGAACTTACATTATGACGAATCAGTTGAACCAATTGAAATTTCAGGCAGTTCTGCAATTTTTAAGAGAGTTTTTAAAGAACTTGAAAACATATCAATTATTCGTTCATGGAGTGGAGTAATGGCAGTTACAGGAGATTGTTTACCATGCATAGGAAAGTATCCTGATACAGAAAATCTTTACATCGCTGCAGGTTTTTTAAATGGTATGGCTTATGGACCAATTATTGGAAAACTTGTTTCAGAACTTATTGTTTATGGAAAAACATCTTTATCAATTGAAATCTTTAAACCTGAACGATTCTATAAGAAAAAAATAAACTGGCCTAAATTTTATAATTACACAATTTTGGCAGAATTTTTTGCAAGAGTATAAAATGG is part of the bacterium genome and encodes:
- the era gene encoding GTPase Era, encoding MKCGYVTILGKPNTGKSTLLNTILKQKVSIVSPKPATTRIKVIGIYNDERGQIIFIDTPGFEEGRNELGKFMLKSIYSSLEETNLILFLIESTGWTNEDEKILEILKKLENKKVILGINKIDILKFKEELLPLIDESSKKFNFVEIVPFSALKNKNLDSLIKAIFSHLPESEKFYPVDMITNLPLEYKLAEIIREKVLQKTFQEVPHSVAVEIEEMKEGEKNKDMVVIKANIIVDRENLKSIIIGKDGKMIKTIGKLAREEMELILGKKVYLELWVKVIEDWRNKIDVFRKFGYGNF
- a CDS encoding cyclase family protein, with protein sequence MRLIEISGLIENGMWNYGDELKEEIFSGPKIIEVSNIKKDGFSAHRFEMSILTGTYLETGAHILENVKTVDQVPVEELFLECSIIKLKEKISGEHIKVEELEKSGIEVKEGDCLIIYTGWYKMWNKNGFVLNSPHFEYSAMDWIISKKVKILAGDIPCYDDIRDPSDSKNLPNLRKLYLSGAMCLAPVINGDKVESGRSKIVIMPLRVKGVSASPSRAVLIL
- a CDS encoding FAD-dependent oxidoreductase, giving the protein MKKIPKKTEIIVIGAGLMGCSIAYYLTKEKKEVVIFEKRNIASGASGRNGGQVIQLEGRDKNPETIRKRLSITKENNKILKNLEKELNFKLEYQKIGSLDLAITKEEWEDIIKTVEIQKKSGDKEIEILNRKETLKICPVLTDKVYGARYRESDGTINPFFLTYGFAFNSQKNGAKIFTYTPVKKIIKENKKVKGVELENGEKVYSDIVINSTNAWSSFLCPEIDILPLRQVAVVTEPVAKLPVFPMEAFIDGDAIFTTTQTKSGNLVAGGFKTQARERNLHYDESVEPIEISGSSAIFKRVFKELENISIIRSWSGVMAVTGDCLPCIGKYPDTENLYIAAGFLNGMAYGPIIGKLVSELIVYGKTSLSIEIFKPERFYKKKINWPKFYNYTILAEFFARV